In the Gammaproteobacteria bacterium genome, AGTACTGGTTCATGATGCAGCTCGCCATGATCCTCGGCCTCGCCACCACCTTGCCTGTCAACGCCTGGCTGATCCGTAAAGGCTGGAAGGAGCGCATGTAGCCGTGCACCGGACCGCAACGGCCCGGTGCAACGCGGGTCTGGGGGTCAGGCCGAGGCCAGCTCGCCGCGGTCGAAGTTCATGCGCGCGAAGCGCATGCGGTACTCGGCCGGTGTCATGCCGGTGTGGCGCTTGAACAGGCTGCGGAAGAACGTCAGGTCCTCGTAGCCCACCTTGCTGCACACCGCCTGGATCGAGGCGGCGCCGTGCTCCAGCATCTCGCGGGCGGCACTGATGCGCAGCGTCTGCAGATAGGCGCCGGGCAGGCGCCCGGTGGCGGCCTTGAAGCGGCGGATGAAGTTGCGCGGGCTCATGCCGGTGCGTGCCGCCAGCGCCTCGATGGATACGTCGCGGTCGAAGTTCGCCTGCAGGTAGCGCTCGGCCTGCTGGATCGGCGCGTCCGAGTGCGGCGGCGAGAGCTGCGACATCGCATAGCCGGACTGCCGCCCGCGCGGCATGCTGAGCAGCAGCGACTTGGCGCACTGCAGCGCAACCTCGTGGCCGCAGAACTTCTCCACCAGGTATAGGCTGAGGTCGATGGAGGCGTACACGCCGCCGCTGCAGAACAGGCCGCCGTCCTCGGTCACGAACTGCTCCGGCTGCCAGTCCACCTTTGGGTAGCGCTGGCGCATCGCATCCGCCAGCGCCCAGTGTGTGGTGGCCTCGCGTCCGTCCAGCAGGCCGCCCTCCGCCATGAACGCCACACCGGTGCAGACGCCGGCGATGTAGGCCCCGCGCTCGTGCTGCGCGCACAGCCACGGCACCAGCGGCCCATGCTTCGCGAGCTGCTCCACCATGTCCCAGCCCGGCGTCGCGACGATGACGAGGTCGGTCTCGGCGACGTCTTCCAGCGCGCTGTCGGCGCGGATGTTCAGCCCATGCCCGCTCACGATCGGCGCCCCGCCGAGGGAGGCGGTGCGCACCCTGAA is a window encoding:
- a CDS encoding helix-turn-helix domain-containing protein, which translates into the protein MADKSVSKPRTASAAKPMDVTVLLLEGGFASTAIGPLEIFHSAGAVWNWLHGETPQPRFRVRTASLGGAPIVSGHGLNIRADSALEDVAETDLVIVATPGWDMVEQLAKHGPLVPWLCAQHERGAYIAGVCTGVAFMAEGGLLDGREATTHWALADAMRQRYPKVDWQPEQFVTEDGGLFCSGGVYASIDLSLYLVEKFCGHEVALQCAKSLLLSMPRGRQSGYAMSQLSPPHSDAPIQQAERYLQANFDRDVSIEALAARTGMSPRNFIRRFKAATGRLPGAYLQTLRISAAREMLEHGAASIQAVCSKVGYEDLTFFRSLFKRHTGMTPAEYRMRFARMNFDRGELASA